A genome region from Rhodanobacter thiooxydans includes the following:
- a CDS encoding SufE family protein — translation MNATATTSTDQTQQGIAEEFAFLGDWTERYQYLIDLGRQLPPFPDEYKTEAYRVHGCQSMVWLVPSGDASGMHFEASSDSAIVSGLIALVLRVYSDRPAAEILATEPAFIGTIGLAKHLSPTRSNGLAAMLAKLKGYAAAAGGG, via the coding sequence ATGAACGCCACCGCCACCACCAGCACCGACCAGACCCAGCAGGGCATCGCCGAGGAATTCGCCTTCCTGGGCGACTGGACCGAGCGCTACCAGTATCTGATCGATCTCGGCCGGCAGCTGCCGCCGTTCCCGGACGAGTACAAGACCGAGGCGTACCGCGTGCACGGTTGCCAGTCGATGGTCTGGCTGGTGCCCAGCGGCGATGCGTCGGGCATGCACTTCGAGGCGAGCAGCGATTCGGCGATCGTGTCCGGCCTGATCGCGCTGGTGCTGCGCGTCTATTCCGACCGCCCCGCAGCGGAGATTCTCGCCACCGAGCCGGCCTTCATCGGCACGATCGGCCTGGCCAAGCATCTCTCGCCAACCCGCTCGAACGGCCTGGCCGCGATGCTGGCCAAGCTGAAGGGCTACGCCGCCGCGGCAGGCGGTGGCTGA